From the Lolium rigidum isolate FL_2022 chromosome 2, APGP_CSIRO_Lrig_0.1, whole genome shotgun sequence genome, one window contains:
- the LOC124686187 gene encoding uncharacterized protein LOC124686187 — MLRRRTILTRLLSSPSTSPIASLHRLFSAAAPAVSPNPSFAVEDYLVGTCGLTRAQALKASAKLSHLKSPTKPDAVLAFLAGLSLSSADVASVVAKDPQLLCANVEKTLAPVVAGLAGHGLAQAEIARFVSLGRSISRCRSVVSNLPYYVSLFGSVENLFRFFKKSSGLLGCSLEKVVKPNVVFLRKCGLRDCDISKLFLSTPRLLGANPEHVQAMVASAQGLGVPPGSPMFKYMLHAVTFVSEEKIAAKLEYLKNMFRWSDAQVRIAVCRAPMLLTKSRESLQSRSKFLISDVGLAPAYIAQRSVMLSYSLEGRIRPRYYVLKFLKEKGLLPRDRDYYNALSISEKVFMEKFICPHKEAAPKLAQDYAAACRGKMPTRFRFT, encoded by the coding sequence atgcTCCGACGACGCACCATCCTCACCCGCCTCCTCTCTTCTCCCTCCACCTCGCCCATAGCATCTCTCCACCGCCTGTTCTCCGCCGCGGCTCCCGCcgtttccccaaaccctagcttcgcCGTGGAGGACTACCTCGTCGGAACCTGCGGCCTCACCCGAGCCCAGGCACTCAAGGCCTCCGCCAAGCTCTCCCACCTCAAGTCCCCCACCAAACCCGACGCCGTCCTCGCCTTCCTCGCCGGCCTCAGCCTCTCGAGCGCCGACGTGGCCTCCGTCGTCGCCAAGGACCCGCAGTTACTCTGCGCGAACGTGGAGAAAACCCTGGCCCCCGTCGTCGCCGGGCTCGCCGGCCACGGCCTCGCACAGGCTGAGATCGCGCGCTTCGTCTCGCTCGGCCGCTCCATCTCCCGCTGCAGGTCCGTGGTCTCCAATCTGCCCTACTACGTGTCGCTCTTCGGCTCCGTCGAGAACCTCTTCAGGTTTTTCAAGAAGAGCTCCGGTCTCCTGGGATGCAGCCTCGAGAAGGTGGTCAAGCCCAATGTCGTGTTCCTGCGGAAATGCGGGCTCCGTGATTGCGATATTTCCAAGCTGTTCCTCTCTACGCCACGGTTGCTCGGCGCCAACCCGGAGCACGTCCAGGCGATGGTGGCGTCTGCCCAAGGTCTTGGTGTACCCCCTGGCTCTCCGATGTTCAAGTACATGCTGCATGCTGTCACATTTGTCAGCGAGGAGAAGATCGCCGCCAAACTGGAGTACCTGAAGAACATGTTCAGGTGGTCGGATGCTCAAGTGCGCATTGCTGTTTGTAGGGCCCCAATGCTGCTCACGAAATCTAGGGAATCTCTGCAGAGCAGGTCAAAGTTCCTCATCTCTGACGTAGGGCTCGCACCGGCATACATTGCTCAGCGGTCTGTAATGCTCAGTTACAGCCTGGAGGGACGGATCAGACCCCGGTACTACGTCCTTAAGTTTCTTAAGGAAAAAGGATTGCTACCTCGAGACCGAGACTACTATAATGCTCTCAGCATCTCCGAGAAGGTATTCATGGAGAAGTTCATATGCCCTCACAAGGAAGCTGCACCGAAACTCGCTCAAGACTATGCAGCAGCTTGTAGAGGGAAAATGCCGACTAGATTCAGATTTACATGA
- the LOC124691510 gene encoding protein transport protein SEC16A homolog isoform X2: MAAAADDLTDADFFDKLVDDDDDGTPAPLPVPVPAKAGQERAALPGVEELVRGVSGLGLADGDEPGPSASAGEAVAPRAAPEGSGRSASGVHTTVKQVQWASFGGDDGGFDPFSDLSGGADEAEAFLGGANQSSGAGTVDHAFSGGNKSLGSPVAASVGASDHGFSGGSQSLAAEVTDQDFFGGSSSLDQTTTGAQLGSGAAVDSTDPRYLESMYPGWKFDDATQQWYQVDAAQVAGYAAAQVDSGSENVQQYGVSYLQNSAQAALETIAEESTTAAAGASEYPANMLFYAEYPGWYFDTNTQEWQSLESYQQAIVTQVNASSAVQDGANHGGIAPSDGVNYNAKQTKDLAVHSQVAQQNGFTNSYCPQNQWQPDAFANSVQPGSVTNSLAGSFYGSDEHAQAESFSSSTNPQVAFSTAETSTSHYGSLQNDYSTIDSQQASYKGFEPSTVYQPSQKVSQSSTGNQGSFKAFEPSTGHHLGENKGFAPSTAYKGFTPSTINQAGTDHHTKGFEPSSGHQAGYMGSQPSTDQQAGYMGSQPSTDHQSSYMGFETSTKQGYGAANGVINTQGFVPMGSMYNSQNQARANTQAHLSNSYLGTDNSMNFSQQQFNGTNASPMQFGYSPQEAMSSAGRPPHALVAFGFGGKLIVMKETSSMATNFNSANQGSSSGTVSLLNLSEVVGDKADASRITDGSALSYFRVLCRQPVPGPLVGGSAATKDVNKWLDEMITWYESSTSEYERGDPRRLLISLLKILCQHYGKLRAPFGSDPSQEDTDGPEMAVTKLFSSCKRSNAHMGDFGSSVRFMKNIPSESQMQAVAQEVQNLLVSGRRKEALLCAQEGQLWGPAVILALQLGDQFYVDTVKKMAHCHFISGSPLRTLCLLIAGQPADVFNVENTNYDTQGASQQPVQPSPNAMLDDWEENLAIITANRTKSDDLVITHLGDCLWKERNEVAAAHSCYLVAELNIDPYSESARLCLIGADHLKCPRTFASPEAIQRTEVYEYTKVLGNSQYILLPFQPYKLIYAYMLAEVGRLADSLRYCQASMKVLKASGRAPELEAWKQLFSSLEDRIRTHQQGGYGTNLAPAKLVGKLFTSLDKSISRMMGTPSAPLPPVPQSTVGDREIYPAPAAAKFVNSQSVMTMSSLVASPSVHSISEMAENNGGASRKIAHNRSVSEPDFGKTPKQGARTDNTQSSASGSGSSRFGWIGSTLQKTMGFVSKSRQAKLGQQNKFYYDEKLKRWVEEGAEIPAEEPPLPPPPTKSSSYQNGMPDYNLNGPASGIHTPNGVAERRSPKHLDHGLGMPPIPPSQNQFSARGRMGVRSRYVDTFNKAGATGAAQSYNKPAAASVTPPTGARFFVPTAAAAPSEQMLSQSAETRGETFHQDESSSSPPAGTSFSSPPPTAQFSAPMSSTIQRYPSMDNIPNPNQAPWMSPGSNNSSLTPRSRAASWSGTYSDQFSATAGARSPEGPMVPSPLMPGRPSHSRSNSNSSVQFNGLTEDLHEVEL, translated from the exons atggccgccgccgccgacgacctcACCGACGCCGACTTCTTCGACAAGCtcgtggacgacgacgacgacggcacgCCCGCGCCACTGCCTGTGCCTGTGCCAGCCAAGGCGGGGCAGGAGCGCGCGGCACTGCCGGGGGTTGAGGAGCTGGTTCGGGGCGTCTCCGGCCTCGGCCTAGCGGACGGCGACGAGCCCGGGCCGTCGGCGTCGGCGGGGGAGGCCGTGGCCCCGCGGGCGGCTCCGGAGGGGTCGGGGAGGAGCGCCAGCGGCGTGCACACCACGGTCAAGCAGGTGCAGTGGGCCTCCTTCGGGGGCGACGACGGCGGGTTCGATCCGTTCAGTGATCTGTCGGGAGGCGCGGACGAGGCAGAGGCGTTCCTCGGCGGCGCGAACCAGAGCTCCGGCGCCGGGACCGTGGATCATGCCTTCTCCGGCGGGAACAAGAGCTTGGGGAGCCCCGTTGCGGCGAGCGTGGGGGCATCGGATCACGGCTTCTCCGGCGGGAGCCAGAGCTTGGCTGCTGAGGTGACCGATCAGGACTTTTTCGGGGGAAGCTCGAGCTTGGATCAGACCACCACGGGTGCGCAGCTCGGTAGTGGCGCCGCCGTGGACTCCACGGATCCCAGGTATTTGGAGAGCATGTACCCTGGGTGGAAGTTCGACGACGCGACACAGCAGTGGTACCAGGTTGACGCTGCTCAGGTGGCTGGGTATGCTGCTGCTCAGGTGGACAGCGGTAGTGAGAATGTGCAGCAGTATGGTGTTTCGTACTTGCAGAATTCAGCGCAAGCGGCGCTGGAGACGATTGCAGAGGAGAGCACCACCGCCGCGGCAGGCGCTTCAGAGTACCCGGCCAACATGCTGTTCTACGCGGAGTACCCGGGGTGGTACTTCGATACCAACACGCAGGAGTGGCAATCGCTCGAGTCGTACCAGCAGGCCATCGTCACGCAGGTAAATGCTTCTAGTGCTGTTCAGGATGGCGCAAACCATGGCGGTATTGCACCTTCTGATGGGGTAAATTATAATGCTAAACAGACCAAGGATTTAGCTGTCCACAGTCAGGTGGCCCAGCAGAACGGTTTCACAAATAGCTATTGCCCTCAGAACCAGTGGCAGCCGGATGCGTTTGCTAACAGTGTGCAGCCTGGAAGTGTCACCAATAGCCTGGCAGGTAGTTTCtatggttctgatgagcatgcaCAGGCTGAATCTTTCAGTTCCTCCACGAATCCTCAGGTTGCTTTTAGCACAGCTGAAACTTCTACAAGTCATTATGGTAGCCTTCAGAATGACTACAGCACAATTGATAGTCAACAAGCCAGTTACAAGGGATTCGAACCTTCTACGGTTTACCAGCCCAGTCAAAAGGTGTCCCAGTCATCCACAGGCAATCAGGGCAGTTTCAAGGCATTCGAACCTTCCACTGGTCACCACCTGGGTGAGAACAAGGGTTTTGCGCCTTCCACTGCTTACAAGGGATTCACTCCATCCACGATTAATCAGGCTGGTACAGACCATCATACTAAGGGATTTGAACCGTCCTCAGGTCACCAGGCTGGCTAC ATGGGATCCCAACCTTCTACAGATCAACAGGCTGGTTACATGGGATCCCAACCTTCTACAGACCACCAGTCTAGTTACATGGGATTTGAAACTTCTACAAAACAGGGTTACGGTGCTGCCAATGGTGTCATCAATACACAAGGCTTTGTTCCCATGGGGAGTATGTACAACAGCCAGAACCAAGCTCGTGCAAACACTCAAGCACACTTGTCTAACAGCTATCTCGGTACTGACAACTCCATGAACTTCTCTCAGCAACAATTTAATGGGACAAATGCTTCACCAATGCAATTTGGTTACTCTCCGCAAGAAGCGATGTCATCGGCTGGACGCCCGCCTCATGCTCTTGTTGCTTTTGGGTTTGGAGGGAAGCTTATAGTTATGAAAGAAACAAGCTCAATGGCCACAAATTTTAACAGTGCAAATCAG GGGAGTTCTAGTGGAACAGTGTCGCTTCTCAATTTATCAGAGGTTGTTGGGGATAAAGCTGATGCTTCAAGGATCACTGATGGCAGTGCACTTAGTTACTTCCGTGTTTTATGCCGTCAACCTGTTCCTGGTCCTCTTGTTGGTGGAAGTGCTGCAACAAAGGATGTAAACAAATGGCTTGATGAGATGATTACATGGTATGAATCTTCTACCAGTGAATACGAGAGAGGTGATCCTCGCAGGTTGCTTATTTCGTTGCTGAAGATACTGTGTCAGCACTATGGAAAACTACGTGCACCTTTTGGATCTGACCCATCGCAAGAG GATACAGATGGTCCAGAGATGGCAGTAACTAAGCTTTTTTCATCTTGCAAGAGAAGTAATGCTCATATGGGGGATTTTGGATCCAGtgttcgtttcatgaaaaatatcCCCTCTGAAAGTCAGATGCAG GCTGTTGCACAAGAGGTCCAAAATCTTCTAGTATCTGGAAGAAGAAAAGAGGCTCTTCTGTGTGCTCAGGAAGGTCAATTGTGGGGACCCGCAGTCATACTTGCTTTACAACTTGGTGATCAG TTCTACGTGGATACCGTGAAGAAAATGGCTCACTGCCACTTTATATCTGGGTCACCTTTGCGAACATTGTGCCTTCTCATTGCCGGTCAACCTGCAGATGTTTTTAATGTAGAAAACACCAACTATGATACACAGGGTGCATCCCAACAGCCTGTGCAG CCTAGTCCTAATGCTATGTTGGATGACTGGGAAGAGAATTTGGCTATTATAACTGCAAATAGGACAAAAAGTGATGACCTAGTCATTACCCATCTTGGAGATTGCCTTTGGAAAGAGAGAAATGAG GTTGCAGCTGCTCATTCATGCTACTTAGTTGCTGAACTAAATATTGACCCGTACTCTGAAAGTGCTCGGTTATGTCTCATTGGTGCAGACCACTTGAAATGTCCTCGAACATTTGCCAGCCCTGAAGCCATTCAG AGGACAGAGGTTTATGAGTATACAAAGGTTCTTGGCAATTCTCAGTATATCCTCCTACCCTTTCAGCCATATAAGCTAATATATGCATACATGCTTGCGGAAGTGGGAAGGCTCGCTGACTCCTTGAG GTATTGCCAAGCTTCTATGAAGGTGCTGAAAGCTTCTGGCCGTGCTCCAGAATTGGAAGCATGGAAACAATTATTTTCCTCTCTGGAGGACAGGATACGAACTCACCAGCAG GGTGGGTACGGAACGAATCTAGCCCCTGCAAAACTAGTTGGAAAGCTATTCACCTCGCTTGATAAATCTATTTCCCGCATGATGGGCACACCGTCTGCGCCACTTCCACCAGTGCCACAGAGCACTGTTGGTGATAGGGAGATCTATCCAGCACCTGCAGCTGCAAAATTTGTAAACAGCCAATCAGTAATGACCATGTCATCATTAGTTGCATCCCCTTCAGTGCATTCAATAAGTGAGATGGCAGAGAATAATGGTGGCGCTAGCAGGAAGATCGCACACAACAGAAGTGTTTCTGAACCAGACTTCGGCAAAACACCGAAACAG GGTGCGCGAACGGATAACACGCAGAGCAGTGCATCAGGATCAGGTAGTTCACGATTTGGTTGGATTGGCTCCACGCTGCAGAAGACAATGGGATTCGTTTCAAAATCACGCCAG GCAAAATTAGGGCAGCAGAACAAGTTTTACTATGACGAAAAGCTGAAGCGATGGGTAGAGGAAGGTGCTGAGATTCCTGCCGAGGAGCCTCCTCTCCCTCCACCTCCAACCAAATCCTCCTCATATCAGAATGGCATGCCAGACTATAACTTAAATGGCCCTGCTAGTGGAATCCATACTCCTAATGGAGTGGCAGAACGTAGATCTCCGAAACATTTAGATCATGGTTTGGGAATGCCACCAATTCCACCCAGCCAGAACCAGTTCTCTGCTCGTGGACGAATGGGTGTTCGGTCCAG aTATGTGGACACATTCAATAAGGCTGGTGCAACCGGAGCAGCCCAGTCTTACAACAAACCGGCTGCTGCATCTGTGACACCACCAACTGGTGCCAGGTTCTTCGTGCCAACTGCAGCCGCTGCTCCTTCCGAGCAGATGCTGAGCCAATCAGCAGAGACACGTGGTGAAACCTTCCACCAGGATGAGAGTTCATCCTCACCCCCAGCAGGAACATCATTTTCATCACCCCCACCAACAGCACAATTTTCAGCACCAATGTCATCTACCATTCAGCGGTATCCCAGCATGGACAACATTCCTAATCCAAACCAGGCACCCTGGATGTCCCCAGGAAGTAACAACAGCTCATTGACACCAAGATCGCGGGCAGCATCATGGAGTGGAACATACTCTGACCAATTTAGTGCTACGGCAGGCGCTAGATCACCTGAAGGACCGATGGTGCCTTCGCCGCTCATGCCTGGCAGACCCTCGCATAGTCGTTCCAACAGCAACTCATCTGTGCAGTTCAATGGTTTGACAGAGGATCTTCATGAGGTTGAGCTCTGA
- the LOC124691510 gene encoding protein transport protein SEC16A homolog isoform X1, giving the protein MAAAADDLTDADFFDKLVDDDDDGTPAPLPVPVPAKAGQERAALPGVEELVRGVSGLGLADGDEPGPSASAGEAVAPRAAPEGSGRSASGVHTTVKQVQWASFGGDDGGFDPFSDLSGGADEAEAFLGGANQSSGAGTVDHAFSGGNKSLGSPVAASVGASDHGFSGGSQSLAAEVTDQDFFGGSSSLDQTTTGAQLGSGAAVDSTDPRYLESMYPGWKFDDATQQWYQVDAAQVAGYAAAQVDSGSENVQQYGVSYLQNSAQAALETIAEESTTAAAGASEYPANMLFYAEYPGWYFDTNTQEWQSLESYQQAIVTQVNASSAVQDGANHGGIAPSDGVNYNAKQTKDLAVHSQVAQQNGFTNSYCPQNQWQPDAFANSVQPGSVTNSLAGSFYGSDEHAQAESFSSSTNPQVAFSTAETSTSHYGSLQNDYSTIDSQQASYKGFEPSTVYQPSQKVSQSSTGNQGSFKAFEPSTGHHLGENKGFAPSTAYKGFTPSTINQAGTDHHTKGFEPSSGHQAGYMGSQPSTGQQAGYMGSQPSTDQQAGYMGSQPSTDHQSSYMGFETSTKQGYGAANGVINTQGFVPMGSMYNSQNQARANTQAHLSNSYLGTDNSMNFSQQQFNGTNASPMQFGYSPQEAMSSAGRPPHALVAFGFGGKLIVMKETSSMATNFNSANQGSSSGTVSLLNLSEVVGDKADASRITDGSALSYFRVLCRQPVPGPLVGGSAATKDVNKWLDEMITWYESSTSEYERGDPRRLLISLLKILCQHYGKLRAPFGSDPSQEDTDGPEMAVTKLFSSCKRSNAHMGDFGSSVRFMKNIPSESQMQAVAQEVQNLLVSGRRKEALLCAQEGQLWGPAVILALQLGDQFYVDTVKKMAHCHFISGSPLRTLCLLIAGQPADVFNVENTNYDTQGASQQPVQPSPNAMLDDWEENLAIITANRTKSDDLVITHLGDCLWKERNEVAAAHSCYLVAELNIDPYSESARLCLIGADHLKCPRTFASPEAIQRTEVYEYTKVLGNSQYILLPFQPYKLIYAYMLAEVGRLADSLRYCQASMKVLKASGRAPELEAWKQLFSSLEDRIRTHQQGGYGTNLAPAKLVGKLFTSLDKSISRMMGTPSAPLPPVPQSTVGDREIYPAPAAAKFVNSQSVMTMSSLVASPSVHSISEMAENNGGASRKIAHNRSVSEPDFGKTPKQGARTDNTQSSASGSGSSRFGWIGSTLQKTMGFVSKSRQAKLGQQNKFYYDEKLKRWVEEGAEIPAEEPPLPPPPTKSSSYQNGMPDYNLNGPASGIHTPNGVAERRSPKHLDHGLGMPPIPPSQNQFSARGRMGVRSRYVDTFNKAGATGAAQSYNKPAAASVTPPTGARFFVPTAAAAPSEQMLSQSAETRGETFHQDESSSSPPAGTSFSSPPPTAQFSAPMSSTIQRYPSMDNIPNPNQAPWMSPGSNNSSLTPRSRAASWSGTYSDQFSATAGARSPEGPMVPSPLMPGRPSHSRSNSNSSVQFNGLTEDLHEVEL; this is encoded by the exons atggccgccgccgccgacgacctcACCGACGCCGACTTCTTCGACAAGCtcgtggacgacgacgacgacggcacgCCCGCGCCACTGCCTGTGCCTGTGCCAGCCAAGGCGGGGCAGGAGCGCGCGGCACTGCCGGGGGTTGAGGAGCTGGTTCGGGGCGTCTCCGGCCTCGGCCTAGCGGACGGCGACGAGCCCGGGCCGTCGGCGTCGGCGGGGGAGGCCGTGGCCCCGCGGGCGGCTCCGGAGGGGTCGGGGAGGAGCGCCAGCGGCGTGCACACCACGGTCAAGCAGGTGCAGTGGGCCTCCTTCGGGGGCGACGACGGCGGGTTCGATCCGTTCAGTGATCTGTCGGGAGGCGCGGACGAGGCAGAGGCGTTCCTCGGCGGCGCGAACCAGAGCTCCGGCGCCGGGACCGTGGATCATGCCTTCTCCGGCGGGAACAAGAGCTTGGGGAGCCCCGTTGCGGCGAGCGTGGGGGCATCGGATCACGGCTTCTCCGGCGGGAGCCAGAGCTTGGCTGCTGAGGTGACCGATCAGGACTTTTTCGGGGGAAGCTCGAGCTTGGATCAGACCACCACGGGTGCGCAGCTCGGTAGTGGCGCCGCCGTGGACTCCACGGATCCCAGGTATTTGGAGAGCATGTACCCTGGGTGGAAGTTCGACGACGCGACACAGCAGTGGTACCAGGTTGACGCTGCTCAGGTGGCTGGGTATGCTGCTGCTCAGGTGGACAGCGGTAGTGAGAATGTGCAGCAGTATGGTGTTTCGTACTTGCAGAATTCAGCGCAAGCGGCGCTGGAGACGATTGCAGAGGAGAGCACCACCGCCGCGGCAGGCGCTTCAGAGTACCCGGCCAACATGCTGTTCTACGCGGAGTACCCGGGGTGGTACTTCGATACCAACACGCAGGAGTGGCAATCGCTCGAGTCGTACCAGCAGGCCATCGTCACGCAGGTAAATGCTTCTAGTGCTGTTCAGGATGGCGCAAACCATGGCGGTATTGCACCTTCTGATGGGGTAAATTATAATGCTAAACAGACCAAGGATTTAGCTGTCCACAGTCAGGTGGCCCAGCAGAACGGTTTCACAAATAGCTATTGCCCTCAGAACCAGTGGCAGCCGGATGCGTTTGCTAACAGTGTGCAGCCTGGAAGTGTCACCAATAGCCTGGCAGGTAGTTTCtatggttctgatgagcatgcaCAGGCTGAATCTTTCAGTTCCTCCACGAATCCTCAGGTTGCTTTTAGCACAGCTGAAACTTCTACAAGTCATTATGGTAGCCTTCAGAATGACTACAGCACAATTGATAGTCAACAAGCCAGTTACAAGGGATTCGAACCTTCTACGGTTTACCAGCCCAGTCAAAAGGTGTCCCAGTCATCCACAGGCAATCAGGGCAGTTTCAAGGCATTCGAACCTTCCACTGGTCACCACCTGGGTGAGAACAAGGGTTTTGCGCCTTCCACTGCTTACAAGGGATTCACTCCATCCACGATTAATCAGGCTGGTACAGACCATCATACTAAGGGATTTGAACCGTCCTCAGGTCACCAGGCTGGCTACATGGGATCCCAACCTTCTACAGGTCAACAGGCTGGTTACATGGGATCCCAACCTTCTACAGATCAACAGGCTGGTTACATGGGATCCCAACCTTCTACAGACCACCAGTCTAGTTACATGGGATTTGAAACTTCTACAAAACAGGGTTACGGTGCTGCCAATGGTGTCATCAATACACAAGGCTTTGTTCCCATGGGGAGTATGTACAACAGCCAGAACCAAGCTCGTGCAAACACTCAAGCACACTTGTCTAACAGCTATCTCGGTACTGACAACTCCATGAACTTCTCTCAGCAACAATTTAATGGGACAAATGCTTCACCAATGCAATTTGGTTACTCTCCGCAAGAAGCGATGTCATCGGCTGGACGCCCGCCTCATGCTCTTGTTGCTTTTGGGTTTGGAGGGAAGCTTATAGTTATGAAAGAAACAAGCTCAATGGCCACAAATTTTAACAGTGCAAATCAG GGGAGTTCTAGTGGAACAGTGTCGCTTCTCAATTTATCAGAGGTTGTTGGGGATAAAGCTGATGCTTCAAGGATCACTGATGGCAGTGCACTTAGTTACTTCCGTGTTTTATGCCGTCAACCTGTTCCTGGTCCTCTTGTTGGTGGAAGTGCTGCAACAAAGGATGTAAACAAATGGCTTGATGAGATGATTACATGGTATGAATCTTCTACCAGTGAATACGAGAGAGGTGATCCTCGCAGGTTGCTTATTTCGTTGCTGAAGATACTGTGTCAGCACTATGGAAAACTACGTGCACCTTTTGGATCTGACCCATCGCAAGAG GATACAGATGGTCCAGAGATGGCAGTAACTAAGCTTTTTTCATCTTGCAAGAGAAGTAATGCTCATATGGGGGATTTTGGATCCAGtgttcgtttcatgaaaaatatcCCCTCTGAAAGTCAGATGCAG GCTGTTGCACAAGAGGTCCAAAATCTTCTAGTATCTGGAAGAAGAAAAGAGGCTCTTCTGTGTGCTCAGGAAGGTCAATTGTGGGGACCCGCAGTCATACTTGCTTTACAACTTGGTGATCAG TTCTACGTGGATACCGTGAAGAAAATGGCTCACTGCCACTTTATATCTGGGTCACCTTTGCGAACATTGTGCCTTCTCATTGCCGGTCAACCTGCAGATGTTTTTAATGTAGAAAACACCAACTATGATACACAGGGTGCATCCCAACAGCCTGTGCAG CCTAGTCCTAATGCTATGTTGGATGACTGGGAAGAGAATTTGGCTATTATAACTGCAAATAGGACAAAAAGTGATGACCTAGTCATTACCCATCTTGGAGATTGCCTTTGGAAAGAGAGAAATGAG GTTGCAGCTGCTCATTCATGCTACTTAGTTGCTGAACTAAATATTGACCCGTACTCTGAAAGTGCTCGGTTATGTCTCATTGGTGCAGACCACTTGAAATGTCCTCGAACATTTGCCAGCCCTGAAGCCATTCAG AGGACAGAGGTTTATGAGTATACAAAGGTTCTTGGCAATTCTCAGTATATCCTCCTACCCTTTCAGCCATATAAGCTAATATATGCATACATGCTTGCGGAAGTGGGAAGGCTCGCTGACTCCTTGAG GTATTGCCAAGCTTCTATGAAGGTGCTGAAAGCTTCTGGCCGTGCTCCAGAATTGGAAGCATGGAAACAATTATTTTCCTCTCTGGAGGACAGGATACGAACTCACCAGCAG GGTGGGTACGGAACGAATCTAGCCCCTGCAAAACTAGTTGGAAAGCTATTCACCTCGCTTGATAAATCTATTTCCCGCATGATGGGCACACCGTCTGCGCCACTTCCACCAGTGCCACAGAGCACTGTTGGTGATAGGGAGATCTATCCAGCACCTGCAGCTGCAAAATTTGTAAACAGCCAATCAGTAATGACCATGTCATCATTAGTTGCATCCCCTTCAGTGCATTCAATAAGTGAGATGGCAGAGAATAATGGTGGCGCTAGCAGGAAGATCGCACACAACAGAAGTGTTTCTGAACCAGACTTCGGCAAAACACCGAAACAG GGTGCGCGAACGGATAACACGCAGAGCAGTGCATCAGGATCAGGTAGTTCACGATTTGGTTGGATTGGCTCCACGCTGCAGAAGACAATGGGATTCGTTTCAAAATCACGCCAG GCAAAATTAGGGCAGCAGAACAAGTTTTACTATGACGAAAAGCTGAAGCGATGGGTAGAGGAAGGTGCTGAGATTCCTGCCGAGGAGCCTCCTCTCCCTCCACCTCCAACCAAATCCTCCTCATATCAGAATGGCATGCCAGACTATAACTTAAATGGCCCTGCTAGTGGAATCCATACTCCTAATGGAGTGGCAGAACGTAGATCTCCGAAACATTTAGATCATGGTTTGGGAATGCCACCAATTCCACCCAGCCAGAACCAGTTCTCTGCTCGTGGACGAATGGGTGTTCGGTCCAG aTATGTGGACACATTCAATAAGGCTGGTGCAACCGGAGCAGCCCAGTCTTACAACAAACCGGCTGCTGCATCTGTGACACCACCAACTGGTGCCAGGTTCTTCGTGCCAACTGCAGCCGCTGCTCCTTCCGAGCAGATGCTGAGCCAATCAGCAGAGACACGTGGTGAAACCTTCCACCAGGATGAGAGTTCATCCTCACCCCCAGCAGGAACATCATTTTCATCACCCCCACCAACAGCACAATTTTCAGCACCAATGTCATCTACCATTCAGCGGTATCCCAGCATGGACAACATTCCTAATCCAAACCAGGCACCCTGGATGTCCCCAGGAAGTAACAACAGCTCATTGACACCAAGATCGCGGGCAGCATCATGGAGTGGAACATACTCTGACCAATTTAGTGCTACGGCAGGCGCTAGATCACCTGAAGGACCGATGGTGCCTTCGCCGCTCATGCCTGGCAGACCCTCGCATAGTCGTTCCAACAGCAACTCATCTGTGCAGTTCAATGGTTTGACAGAGGATCTTCATGAGGTTGAGCTCTGA